Genomic segment of Drosophila ananassae strain 14024-0371.13 chromosome 2L, ASM1763931v2, whole genome shotgun sequence:
CTGCTACGAATATgaatttcttattaatttgGATCAGAATAAGTCATGGcaattaattcatttttatacacatttcaAATTTATCGGAAGGGGGCTTCAAGCTtagtcattttttttatatgaaagtgcattttttagtttttaaaacaaCAGTGAACACATTTAATATGACacattattcaaaaaaaaaaaagataaatttatatataaaaatagatTTCACAGTTTattaggttttttttaaatatttttttgggacTTTTTCGTACATTTAACTACAACTCGTTATAAGACGAtaaatttttgccaaaaaatccAAGTTTCCGTCTCTGGTTCAGTTTTATTTCCACTTCcatttatttcacttttttttatttgttttcattgCTTGCAGCACCAACAATATCAATATCTATTTGGATTTAGATATATGTGTATGTATATACAAAATGCACAACTAGATTTCGCTTTTCagaattcaaaattcaaattttttcgtaCACTAATGTCATTCTAAATGCTAAAGTTCTGATTTACTCATTATTATTACGAAGTTATTGTAGAGcaaagggaaaaaatattcaaatattctttCGCATTTGGCGTGAACAAATCTTTGAGTTTGCTTCTTACTAAATTATTGTACATTTAAGATTTAAGTAAagttttttgggtttttcgTGTAAATTTacatatttcttaattttgtttgtttgttttttgtttttttcgtttATATTTTACTTTCAGTTTTTAATGGTAAAAGAAATCACTGTTTAGCCTCCGTTCTTTGACATTAAGTTGGTTGttactttttatattatttttttgggcaaggctGGACGTGCCGCAGGACTGGTTGCGGCGATGTGGCGTTTACTTATTACTGCTGGTAGTGCTGGCGGCGGCTTCGCTGTTGCTGCACTGTTCTATAACGCTGTTCCCCTCCGCCTCGCTGCTTGTGGTAGTCGACGAGACGCTGTCCTCGTCGTTATCATCAGCCCCCTCCTCGTCTTCATCatcgtcctcgtcgtcgtcctcatcgtcatcatcctcgtcgtcgtcgtcttcGTCATCatcctcgtcgtcgtcatcatcCTCTTCGTCCTCGTCATCGTTCTCGTCCACGGCATAGACAATCTCGTTTTCGATCAGCCGCATGTCCATGTCCATGCTGTCGAAGGAGTCAGTAATGACACTGTCGTCGTCAGTCGTTGCATCGTCGTCTTGGTCCGGCTCATCGTCGCCCTGACCAAGCTGTTGCTGTAGGATTGAAGATCCGCCGCCGCCGGCTCCGATGCGCATCTCTTGTACCAGCTCCTTGATCATCTCAGTCTCTATTTCGGTCACCCCCAGTCCCAAGTGACGCTTGTTCACGTCCATCAGAACGTTCTTCAGATTGCGGGCCAGCAGACGCAGGTGCTCATCAGTGCAAGCGTTAGCACTGCTTACATACCGAATATAGTCCTCCAGGTAGTACTTGTTAAAGCTGTCGCGACAGGGATCGCCACTGGCGAACTGCTGGTGTGTGAGAAGTAGTTGATTGATCAGCCAGTTGCGGCCACCCTTCAGCACCTCGATAGCATCTCGGACGCAGGTGCGTCCGAGCTCAAAATTGCGGTACAATGGGTATGTTATTACTCGTCGTAGAAAAGCTACCAGAACATCCCGGTAGTTGTCGAACTGCTCGTAGTAGCAGTACAGCGGACACAATATGCTCCGCGTCCAACCCGACTCGCATGTCGGATCGTTGTTGGTGGTGCGCACATCGTAGCAGATTGCCAGAAGTATACTGATGAGTCCGCAGTCGATTTCGTTCTGGCCCAGGTTTTCCAGCTCTGCTGGTTCCTGTTCCCGACTAAGGTTGTGCAACAGATGCGCCTGCTCTTGAGTCATGGATGTCTCAAAGATCTTGGGCTTGTAGCGCAGAGGATTTTGGTGGCCGGACGGAACTTGCAGCTCAACAAAGTTCATTTTGTACTGTTCGCGCGAAAAGCGCTTCATCTCGTCGACAATACGCTCCTGCTTGCGTTGTATAGGACTCATGCGATGCGGCTCTGCCACGCGGCAAGTGGCAATGTCCAGCTGAGGAGAACTCTAAGCAATTAGATTGAATACCGaggaaattgcaaaaataaaataagaccCACCTCACTGGCGCTGGGAGGACCCCTATACTTGCTGGCAAAGCCGTAGCCAAAGTGATTTGTCAGCTTATAGGTGCGCTCGTTGCCATCGAGCTGTATTTGGCACTGATCGGTGATGCGCTTAAGTTTCCATTCCTGGACGATCGGCTCTTTATCGGCTAGCTGGGAGGCGGAGGCACCCACCAGCATGGGAAGGTGCAGGAAGGTGGCTATGTACTCCTTTCGAAAGCTTTTCGGCTTGGCCGCATCACCAGTTCCGCCACCACCAGTTCCTCCACCCGAGCCCTCTTGTGATCCTGCGTTTAGGGGCAAGCAACGCAGGCAGAGATGGTACTGATTTTCGGCTGTGTTGTACCTTATCAGCAGGGTCTTCAGCTCGCGCAGGTCGAAGGTGCGGCGACTGTGGAATCTGAGGAATGGGGAATACGAATGCGTTATATCTGTGGAATGCGGGGAGCGAGTACAACGATTATGGAGCGGATGCAATGACTCACTTGTATAGCTTAACATCTGCGTAAAAGTACAGATCGTGTGCGTCCACGAATATATCGCAGTTTCTTATGCGATCCACATGTAACGCCTCCGCTACTGCCACAGCGCACGCTCCCTCCCCCGTGCCAGTCACTGTTCCCTGACCATCGCCCGCTGCCGTGGAAGAAGAAGCACCAGCAGCCGAGGGAGCAGCTGCTCCGGGCTGGGGCAACTTGGAGCGCTGCTCCCTGGCATGCGGGTGTGGTATCACTAGGTTGCACGAGTTCTCCAGATAACTGTGTGCGATCTGTCCATTCAGCATCTTCCAACTTTATTCCGTTCCTTTTGATTCTGCTAACTACTGTTTTtagtataattttatttattttaatgacCAGTGTGACCGTCTTCAcgaaactaaaaaaaactgttAATAGCTAGAGCTTACGTTATGCTTAGGACCGTGGAACAGAAGTTTTCGACAAAATCCTGATAAGGCTAAGGAATTTCGTAAGAATGATAAGATTTCGGATAAATGTTTATAAGTTCTAATGGCTTACTAAAAATTTAGAATTCTAATTTCAAATGATCACAAAGAATTCACTTCCTACTTGGatctaaaaattttatataaagtAAACAACTTCTCAATGAAACTGTATAATTTAATGGTAAAAACAATTGTATTGAAGATTTGTTATCtgtttaaatttcaaatattgaaaactCATAAGTTGAATAGCCATTAAAAAAGACATTTTTGAAATTCGAAATGTATGAACGTTTTTAGGCTTTCTTCCTTACGTTTCACAATCGATAACTTCATGTTACGTCATTTCCGCTTGTCGAAAACCTGTAGTTAGGATAGCTTTTTGACATAGTGGCTGTCTAAAGAAGCCCCAAAACCCCAAAGGTACAGAATTCAAACGGTAACACACGAAACTACACATTGTATTAACAATAACTTAATGAAACCCATTGAGAGTCCGACCAACTATCGATAACAGGTTTAGCTTTAAAGCTTATCAGGATAACAAAATCAGTTACAATTTTGTTAAttatagaaaaatttatgatCTGATTTTATTGAGCATCAAAATTATGAGGCTTTAATTGTGAGCCTTTAATTGAATTCTCAATTTATATATCAcgaattatttgtttatatatgtgaAACACATAAATACGAATAATTATAAGAGGAAATATAAACTATTAACGTTtataaatgtataaaatataaaattaattgataaaacttttaaaataacaGTATCTagccaaataaaatataacttaaaaaagctaaaaatgaCGGGAAAATAGCTAAGCTGACAACACTGATGTCAGTCGCCATTATCGATTTGTGGCAGAGGAAAAATAGAGACTTAAAAAATCGAGTAACAGCGTTAGGCACCGGTTAGAGAGCGCATCAAACGCGGCGTTAAATTGTGAGGAGCTTGTGAAGTTAATACCACCATCCGTTATCCGTTTGATTTGTCGTGGCAGGGCTcgaataaaagtatttttcccTTAGAAATTCTCAATCAATCAATACCAGCTCTCTGGCTCGCTCTGTCCGTTttacgtgtgtgtgtgtgcgtcgtgtctctctttctctttggGTGCGtgcgtgtgcgtgtgtgtctCTGTTTCTGTGTGGCTGTGTGAGAGTTTCTGTGGTCCGTTCCTTGGGtgcataattaaattaatcaaGTCAAGTAAATAAAAGCCAACGGGAGCAGGAagaagaacaaaaacaacagcttCATCATGACTATGGCAGGGCAAACGATCAACGACAGGCTGCTGGCCGCCCGTCACAGCCTTGCTGGCCAAGGACTCGCCAAGTCCGTCTGCAAGGCCACCACCGAGGAATGCATAGGCCCGAAGAAGAAGCATTTGGACTGTAAGTGACCTCCACACCCCCTCTACCTCCTCCCCCTCTTTCGTTGCGTAAAATCACCGTTACACCTCTTCCTAGTTACCACGCgaaaaaatatgttcattCACTTACACAgttacatacagcagcggtcAAAACAATAGTactaatttaatttactttttcttttatttttttttctgaaagtACACTTGTTAAAACAGTAAAGAAATCAGCTGTCTGCTATATATTTAGCTTAATGGAAATGTTTCAGGTTCTAGATATGTAGCAGgccataaaataaagtttttatcgcttaaagTATGAAACTTTTAGCGAATCAGTCGAGGGTTTCTGTTACTAACTGAAAGAAGCTCTTATTTACTACACATACTAAACtaaattcattttaaataaataattcaacaaAAGTTCAAGGCCGAAGTTTTTGGATTTATTTTATCAGAAATTCCTAGCTCTGTCGATAGTACCATAAGTGTACTTCACAGCTTCTCTTTTCTTTGACATTTTTGCGACAAGTTTCAAAGTTTTctgtgaaaaaaaaaggaaattgaaCCTTGCTGATTACGATCCACAACCCACCTCCCCCCCGGGTGCACCTGAGCCAGCAGCTGGCTGCTGTTTGTGGGCTCCATTCGTCATTGATGGCTCTCTGTCTCTGCCAGCTCTCTCTTTCTAATGTTACGTCACTTTCCCACGGCTGCACGTGTGTGGTTGTGTTTGTTTGGGAGCTCCTATGGACCTGGAACGCCTACGCGAGTGGCAATATTGTGGTTGCGGTGTCATTGTCTCCCTAATTTATGCAAGAgctacatatgtatgtatgttcaCTAATTCGTTGGATTTATTTAAGCCATTATTACATCGGGCTTACGACCAGGCCAATACGAAGCATGGCACTCCTGATGGATTCTGGTTTGGTGACCCGCTTTTGGCACATTTGCGAAAAGTTTTCTGATTGCGAGATGACTCATCGGTTTGGCAGTGGGAGAGAATAAAAGAGGGCCAATACCAGCGGTCGCTGCTTGCCACATAAACAAGTCTTCTAGTCTAGTTTGTGGGTATTTTGGGTAAAAGCATACATAGTAGTAGTAATAGTAGTTGAAGTCTATGAAACTTATAGTTCTGTAATCAATGGAGGTGATTTTGAAGCACCTCTTTAGATAAACCTGATCTCCGGTGGAGTTCAGAGGCCCACAACAGGTAGAATCCAACCTTAGTCTTAGCCTTTTAAGCTTTCTTTCTTTCTAACGAGTTTCGGTTTGTAAATAAAACGAGTTGTGAGTTCATAGAATCTCAAAACTAGCCCCAGAACACAGCTGAGAACAGTTGCTATTAATTAACCAGAGAAATAGGCAATCACTGGAGGAATCAAGTGCCAATGGGCCTTTTGTTACAAGTACAGTGGATATTCTTGAACTTAAGTCGGACTTTATCACTTTACTCTATAGATTCTCTTAGCCAGAGAGTACTGTTTGTTTGTTCACTTGCTGCAATCAATTTTCCACATTTAATGTTTATTGAAATTTGTTTCTATTGGAGCTTGGGAGGGGAGAGTGCCGCCCAAACAGACCATCTGTGTTGCCATGTGCAGACGCCCCTTGCAAACACTCCAAAATGATAATGACCAAGGGTTCCGGCACTTATCAAGTCCCTAGCTTTGTGGCAGCTGCGAAACTTGTTGCAAGATAAGGCCAACAATGGAGAGTCGCTAGTGATAAGGAAGGGGCGGTTTAAACAAGATGACAGTAAGAGTTTTAATGGAAGAGTTCTTGTACAAAAGAGTTCAGTacataacaaaatatttatgtttttcatCATTTTATCATCACATTTTATAGAAATctattaatttgttttgtttctctTGCAGATCTGGTTCACTGCACCAACGAGCCGAATGTGTCGATACCTCATCTGGCCAACTTACTTATCGAGCGTTCCCAGAACGCCAATTGGGTGGTGGTTTACAAGTCGCTGATAACCACACATCATCTGATGGCATATGGCAATGAggtatgtatctgtatctgtgacTCTGTGCTTAGGGGCGTATTACATTCTTATCAAGTATACTGGAGCCTCTTCCTTTTACTTTCTTTGGCGCAAAGCCTAATGTGCTAatctatttaatttcatttcatttatgGAATTTTGTGGCCCGTGCTTATACGTAAAGGTCACGTACATTACGAGACTCCCATTATGGTTGTTCtttatttggattttgttGACTCTTCACTGAGAACTGGGGCTCATGCCAAGTGATTACTCCGTCGAAGCTTatcttcttttgtttttcttcgaCGGTTCTCCGTTCTCGGTTCTCGGTTCTATTTGTTCAGCAATCGTCTCTGTAATCTCTATGCCTCACAATTGCAAGCTTCCATGAATGAAATTATTTGGCCAGAAatgattaatattttaatattaatgttatttttgaatatttatttcagCGCTTTATGCAATATCTGGCGTCAAGCAATTCTACATTCAATCTCAGCTCCTTTCTCGACAAAGGAACTGTGCAAGGTATAAACCAATTACCCCACCAttacttaatttatttaaaactaatgCTTAAATTATATCCATTTCTCCCTCTCTCGAATCTCTCTCATGCGAATGCTGTGatattttttggctttttcatttattctattttaaaaaacttaacaaTTTctaaaccaaaaaacaaaaattaataacgaATTTCGCCGCTTACTGACACATCTACCATACATCATGCTgactaacaacaacaacaacgacatcaaaatatatatctaaACTTGATATTGAAAATCGAACAATGTATACAGATGGTGGCATGGGCGTTCCAGGTGGCAGAATGGGTGAGTATTATGCAGAAAATGCTATTGGAAATTGGAAATCGGCTatagctcctcctcctcctcctttcgGCCTGTAGACGTTGCATTCTTTCCTGGTTGTGACTAAACCTTGTTCTTAGCtaaacaaaaaatccaaatttgACTAACCCTGAGAATTATTGTTATTAGTTGACTGTGCCGTGTACTAAACCCCTTTTGGAGAACTCTTTCTAATGCATTTCCAATCAACAGGTTACGATATGTCGCCCTTTATACGCCGCTATGCCAAGTATTTGAATGAGAAGTCGCTCTCCTATCGGGCCATGGCCTTTGACTTTTGCAAAGTCAAGCGAGGGTAACTAGACCCCACATTCTATATACGTATATTTGGCctaattgatttgttttgGTAATCTGTAATTTAGCAAAGAGGAGGGCTCATTGCGCAGCATGAATGCGGACAAACTTCTGAAGACTTTGCCAGTTTTGCAGGCACAATTGGATGCACTTTTGGAGTTTGATTGCCAGTCCAACGATTTGTCCAATGGTATTGTTATACATCTCTGCCAGTCATTCATTATTAATACATTTCTGATCCAATAGGCGTCATAAATATGAGCTTTATGCTCTTATTCCGCGATCTCATACGTCTGTTTGCTTGCTACAACGATGGCATCATCAATTTGCTGGAGAAGTACTTTGACATGAACAAGAAGCATGCACGCGATGCATTGGATCTCTACAAGAAGTTTTTGGTTCGGATGGATCGTGTTGGCGAATTCCTCAAGGTGGCTGAGGTGAGTAGAAGAATATAACTGCCGATTTCTGCCGATATTAAAAGGTTTGTCTCTTACAGAACGTGGGCATTGATAAGGGAGACATTCCCGATTTGACCAAGGCTCCTAGCTCATTGCTGGATGCTCTGGAGCAGCACCTGGCCACGCTGGAGGGCCGAAAAGTATCGGCGGCCAATACACCCACACAGTCGTCTAGGTTTGTGGTTCTTCCAAGTAGTGTTTCATTTGTATTATGGCATTATGTTTATTTGCCCTCTTTTTAAGcataatttttgtattattcttattttttagatcatttattgatttattctttgttttctattattttcccTTGTATGATTTTCATGTATGATTTGcggtttgattttgaatctCTGGCAATCATTAGCAATCAGCGTAACTTTAAATCCGCTGTCTCTGCACTCTCTTCTACCAGCTCGGCCTTCGGAACTGCTGCCGCTTCCAGCAAATTCGATACCAGCAATGGCATCGACGAGCAGCTCAAGGCCCAGGTCTTGGCCGAGGAGGAGGCTGCCATGAATCAGTACAAGGTGAGTTCAATCCTTTTATCGTTTAATGTCCTtttattaattgattttttctgCCTATTCTTGTGCTAGTCCAAGGTATCGTCGCCCACCAGTAGCGGAGCTGCTGGCGCTGCACTAACAAATCCATTCCTATCGTCACCGCCAGCCGCCCAGGCTGGCCAGCCGATAGTTGATCTGTTTGGTGCCGCGTCGGCGCAgcccgctgctgctgcagcagccCCTCCGGGCCAGGCCACCAAGGCTTCCGACGATCTGCTGCAGTTGGGCAATCCGTTCGCCGATATGTTCGAAGCCAGCGGAGCTCCGGGAGCAACAGGTGCTGCACTCAATGCCAATAATTTGTGGATGCATAATAATGGTAGCATGTTATAATTTCACTTTATTATTTTCGCCTAAGTTTCTTTCGAAAACTAGAGTTTATAATGATTTCGATTATATATTTACTTTCGTGCTGTACATATATGTAAGATTATGTGTGTAAGTGTAGTGACCCGAAAAGGTGTTTGTTGTCGTATCCGTAGACCTCAGAGCTAAGGGGAGTGCACTTTTCCGGCGCCCTAGACGCCCCTCTCACCCCTCAGTCTGTCTCTTAATCTCACACAGGCTTAGTCCTCTGTCTGCACCAGACTTTCATGCACCATTCATAGTTTTATCATAatctattttttaagttatcaGTTTAATTATTTGACTCTTTTTAaagttttcatttcttttgaATTCTTCTCTAATTGTTgctcttaatttttttcatcaatttTTCTTTCCAAACCCgaatacaaaaacaacaacaacaacgataCATCTACGATAACGATAACGATACTGAATACAACTTCTCGATAATCAAAATAATACGAATCGCAAATCTTCCAAAACACGCCTACGTCCAtcgcccaccgcccaccgcccacacaacacccaacaacaacaaaaaatccacaaaaaaacaaaaaaaaaatatatatatataaataaaaaaaaaacaataggTTTCAATGGCGCTTCAGTTTCCTCCGCTGCTGCTACAAATGCATTCGTTTCCGATAGTAATTTCTCATCCGTTTTCGGTAATACGGAACCGACAGGTAAGTCTCTCCATTACCGTCTTCATTCATTCCTAACTGCAAGCTATATTTTATAATCGAAGCAATCAAAATTAATATACTAAGCATTAAGCAGTTACTAACAAAAGTGTCAAATATCTATCTAAATTAAGCTCAAATCGGATCGGTTTTAAATGCTACCTCTTATATACAACTTTGGTGTGATTGCAAATACTATAACTAATTAACTATTAGCAtgcatatttaataaatattatatattaattttaatgcaGTTTCCCCAGCAGGCTAGGAAATATTATGTTTTGAGGTTCTTATTTTCATTTATGCGTGAGAATTAATTCGATTTTTATTATCCCCTCAGAGTAATAATGATTTTGATTAAGAGATGTGatagttttgttgtttttctcccatatttatttaatctgTTATCCTGAAAATGTTTTGCGTTGAAATCTACACAGCGTCGATGTCGTTGCCAAAtccattttttgatgaaatgtCCCAAGCCCCAGTCGCTGTTGCACCTGTTGCTGCGCCCCCCTTTGCCAACAATATCAATTTCATGGATCAGCagttgcagcaacaacagcaatcgGTGTTATATatgcaacatcaacagcaacagcaacaacttcagcagcagcagcagcaacagcaactgcaacagcaccgccagcaactgcaacaacagACTTCCTTGTCAGCAACGACGGCAGCATCTAACTTTCCACCAGGTGAACCACCAGGCTTGTCGCCTGCCATGCCAACCAACGAAACCCCAAACCATAAACACCTTTTCAAAGCATCTCTTTCTACGCGTGCTTTGTTTCTGTACAAAGCTTGCGCCGTCACCTGCTTGTAGTGTTGCAGCAGACTTCCTTTTCGATGTCCTGCGGGCCTGGTCCTGTGTCACAGATACTTCATTAACACCAGCCAGAACATGCTTCGTCCACTGTTGTCTGCTCGTGATTTGTAACCAATTTTTATTCGTCCAATGTAACAATGTTTCCTATC
This window contains:
- the LOC6500443 gene encoding phosphatidylinositol-binding clathrin assembly protein LAP isoform X3, whose amino-acid sequence is MTMAGQTINDRLLAARHSLAGQGLAKSVCKATTEECIGPKKKHLDYLVHCTNEPNVSIPHLANLLIERSQNANWVVVYKSLITTHHLMAYGNERFMQYLASSNSTFNLSSFLDKGTVQDGGMGVPGGRMGYDMSPFIRRYAKYLNEKSLSYRAMAFDFCKVKRGKEEGSLRSMNADKLLKTLPVLQAQLDALLEFDCQSNDLSNGVINMSFMLLFRDLIRLFACYNDGIINLLEKYFDMNKKHARDALDLYKKFLVRMDRVGEFLKVAENVGIDKGDIPDLTKAPSSLLDALEQHLATLEGRKVSAANTPTQSSSNQRNFKSAVSALSSTSSAFGTAAASSKFDTSNGIDEQLKAQVLAEEEAAMNQYKSKVSSPTSSGAAGAALTNPFLSSPPAAQAGQPIVDLFGAASAQPAAAAAAPPGQATKASDDLLQLGNPFADMFEASGAPGATGFNGASVSSAAATNAFVSDSNFSSVFGNTEPTASMSLPNPFFDEMSQAPVAVAPVAAPPFANNINFMDQQLQQQQQSVLYMQHQQQQQQLQQQQQQQQLQQHRQQLQQQTSLSATTAASNFPPGFDALGDVLKPASASSSNNSNQMNVVATGYTGNSSSILALQQQQHHHQQHHNLQQQQQLQQQQQQQQAPASTGKIITGDLDSSLMSLVDNLNINKTASAKPVQWNSPKNTAKPGANWTPQPMAATTGAGYRPMAHGMTVSPAPITINHPYIHASYPVMPNYMQGMPVMGQPTMMGQAAAPLTGVPPTMMAAPHSNASTTATGIMQPIQPTQNGGNKNVPLDPFGAL
- the LOC6500443 gene encoding phosphatidylinositol-binding clathrin assembly protein LAP isoform X17; translated protein: MTMAGQTINDRLLAARHSLAGQGLAKSVCKATTEECIGPKKKHLDYLVHCTNEPNVSIPHLANLLIERSQNANWVVVYKSLITTHHLMAYGNERFMQYLASSNSTFNLSSFLDKGTVQDGGMGVPGGRMGYDMSPFIRRYAKYLNEKSLSYRAMAFDFCKVKRGKEEGSLRSMNADKLLKTLPVLQAQLDALLEFDCQSNDLSNGVINMSFMLLFRDLIRLFACYNDGIINLLEKYFDMNKKHARDALDLYKKFLVRMDRVGEFLKVAENVGIDKGDIPDLTKAPSSLLDALEQHLATLEGRKVSAANTPTQSSSNQRNFKSAVSALSSTSSAFGTAAASSKFDTSNGIDEQLKAQVLAEEEAAMNQYKSKVSSPTSSGAAGAALTNPFLSSPPAAQAGQPIVDLFGAASAQPAAAAAAPPGQATKASDDLLQLGNPFADMFEASGAPGATGFNGASVSSAAATNAFVSDSNFSSVFGNTEPTGYTGNSSSILALQQQQHHHQQHHNLQQQQQLQQQQQQQQAPASTGKIITGDLDSSLMSLVDNLNINKTASAKPVQWNSPKNTAKPGANWTPQPMAATTGAGYRPMAHGMTVSPAPITINHPYIHASYPVMPNYMQGMPVMGQPTMMGQAAAPLTGVPPTMMAAPHSNASTTATGIMQPIQPTQNGGNKNVPLDPFGAL
- the LOC6500443 gene encoding phosphatidylinositol-binding clathrin assembly protein LAP isoform X19; amino-acid sequence: MTMAGQTINDRLLAARHSLAGQGLAKSVCKATTEECIGPKKKHLDYLVHCTNEPNVSIPHLANLLIERSQNANWVVVYKSLITTHHLMAYGNERFMQYLASSNSTFNLSSFLDKGTVQDGGMGVPGGRMGYDMSPFIRRYAKYLNEKSLSYRAMAFDFCKVKRGKEEGSLRSMNADKLLKTLPVLQAQLDALLEFDCQSNDLSNGVINMSFMLLFRDLIRLFACYNDGIINLLEKYFDMNKKHARDALDLYKKFLVRMDRVGEFLKVAENVGIDKGDIPDLTKAPSSLLDALEQHLATLEGRKVSAANTPTQSSSNQRNFKSAVSALSSTSSAFGTAAASSKFDTSNGIDEQLKAQVLAEEEAAMNQYKSKVSSPTSSGAAGAALTNPFLSSPPAAQAGQPIVDLFGAASAQPAAAAAAPPGQATKASDDLLQLGNPFADMFEASGAPGATGAALNANNLWMHNNGFNGASVSSAAATNAFVSDSNFSSVFGNTEPTASMSLPNPFFDEMSQAPVAVAPVAAPPFANNINFMDQQLQQQQQSVLYMQHQQQQQQLQQQQQQQQLQQHRQQLQQQTSLSATTAASNFPPGNAGDGAANYDGAGSSPFDWGATDDDGGAAQ
- the LOC6500443 gene encoding phosphatidylinositol-binding clathrin assembly protein LAP isoform X1, which translates into the protein MTMAGQTINDRLLAARHSLAGQGLAKSVCKATTEECIGPKKKHLDYLVHCTNEPNVSIPHLANLLIERSQNANWVVVYKSLITTHHLMAYGNERFMQYLASSNSTFNLSSFLDKGTVQDGGMGVPGGRMGYDMSPFIRRYAKYLNEKSLSYRAMAFDFCKVKRGKEEGSLRSMNADKLLKTLPVLQAQLDALLEFDCQSNDLSNGVINMSFMLLFRDLIRLFACYNDGIINLLEKYFDMNKKHARDALDLYKKFLVRMDRVGEFLKVAENVGIDKGDIPDLTKAPSSLLDALEQHLATLEGRKVSAANTPTQSSSNQRNFKSAVSALSSTSSAFGTAAASSKFDTSNGIDEQLKAQVLAEEEAAMNQYKSKVSSPTSSGAAGAALTNPFLSSPPAAQAGQPIVDLFGAASAQPAAAAAAPPGQATKASDDLLQLGNPFADMFEASGAPGATGAALNANNLWMHNNGFNGASVSSAAATNAFVSDSNFSSVFGNTEPTASMSLPNPFFDEMSQAPVAVAPVAAPPFANNINFMDQQLQQQQQSVLYMQHQQQQQQLQQQQQQQQLQQHRQQLQQQTSLSATTAASNFPPGFDALGDVLKPASASSSNNSNQMNVVATGYTGNSSSILALQQQQHHHQQHHNLQQQQQLQQQQQQQQAPASTGKIITGDLDSSLMSLVDNLNINKTASAKPVQWNSPKNTAKPGANWTPQPMAATTGAGYRPMAHGMTVSPAPITINHPYIHASYPVMPNYMQGMPVMGQPTMMGQAAAPLTGVPPTMMAAPHSNASTTATGIMQPIQPTQNGGNKNVPLDPFGAL
- the LOC6500443 gene encoding phosphatidylinositol-binding clathrin assembly protein LAP isoform X5, which produces MTMAGQTINDRLLAARHSLAGQGLAKSVCKATTEECIGPKKKHLDYLVHCTNEPNVSIPHLANLLIERSQNANWVVVYKSLITTHHLMAYGNERFMQYLASSNSTFNLSSFLDKGTVQDGGMGVPGGRMGYDMSPFIRRYAKYLNEKSLSYRAMAFDFCKVKRGKEEGSLRSMNADKLLKTLPVLQAQLDALLEFDCQSNDLSNGVINMSFMLLFRDLIRLFACYNDGIINLLEKYFDMNKKHARDALDLYKKFLVRMDRVGEFLKVAENVGIDKGDIPDLTKAPSSLLDALEQHLATLEGRKVSAANTPTQSSSNQRNFKSAVSALSSTSSAFGTAAASSKFDTSNGIDEQLKAQVLAEEEAAMNQYKSKVSSPTSSGAAGAALTNPFLSSPPAAQAGQPIVDLFGAASAQPAAAAAAPPGQATKASDDLLQLGNPFADMFEASGAPGATGAALNANNLWMHNNGFNGASVSSAAATNAFVSDSNFSSVFGNTEPTASMSLPNPFFDEMSQAPVAVAPVAAPPFANNINFMDQQLQQQQQSVLYMQHQQQQQQLQQQQQQQQLQQHRQQLQQQTSLSATTAASNFPPGYTGNSSSILALQQQQHHHQQHHNLQQQQQLQQQQQQQQAPASTGKIITGDLDSSLMSLVDNLNINKTASAKPVQWNSPKNTAKPGANWTPQPMAATTGAGYRPMAHGMTVSPAPITINHPYIHASYPVMPNYMQGMPVMGQPTMMGQAAAPLTGVPPTMMAAPHSNASTTATGIMQPIQPTQNGGNKNVPLDPFGAL